The sequence CGGCTGGGGCCGAAACCGCTGATCCTGGCGGGGTGCCTGCTGCGCACGGCGGGGTTCGCGTGGATGGGCTTCGCGGACTCGCTGGGCGTGCTGCTCGCGGCGGCGGTGCTGGCCGGGGTGGGCGGCGGCCTGTTCGACGCGCCCAAGAGTGCCGCGATCACGCAGGTGACGCGTGAGGAGCACCGCACGCGGATGTTCAGCCTGACCAGCCTGTCCGGGAACGCGGGGATGGTGACGGGGCCGCTGATCGGCGCGGCGCTGCTGGGCCTGGGGTTCCGTTCGGCGGCGCTGGCGGCGGCCAGCGTGTACCTCCTGGCGGCGCTGGTGCTGGCGGTGACGCTGCCGCACCTGCGTCCGCAGCGGGGCGCGGGCCGCAGCCTGGACGGGCTGCGCGTCGCGGCGCTCGATACGCGCTTCCGGCGCTTCACGCTGGTCCTGATCGGGTATTTCATCCTGAGTACGCAGATCAACGTGGCGGTCACCCTGAAGGCCATCGCGCTGGCGGGGAACGGCGCGACGGGACCGCTGTACGGCCTGTCGGCGGGCATGGCGGTGATCCTCCAGTACCCGCTGCTGCGCGCCGTGGAACGCTATCTGCCGACCCGAACGGCGCTGGTGGTGGCGGTGGCGCTGGTCGGCCTGAGCCTGGGCCTGATGAGCGTGGCGACCACCTTCCCGGCGCTGCTGGCGTGCGTGGCGCTGTACTCGCTGGGCACCATGACCGTGTACCCCACCCAGCAGACCCTGACCGCCCGCTTCGCCCCGCCCGCGCTGGTCGGCAGTTACTTCGGCTTTTCCGCGATCAGCCTGGGCGTCGGGGGCGCGGTCGGTAGTGTCCTGGGCGGCGCGCTGGTGGACACGGGCGCGCGGCTGGGTGTCCCGGCGCTGCCGTGGTTCACGCTGGCCGTCATCGGCGTGCTGACCGCGCTGGGCCTGCGCTGGGCACTGCGCGGCCTGGACGAGGCTCCCACTGACGCAGCCTGATCCTAGGCTCCCCTCGAGGGGAGCTGTCGGCGCAGCCGACTGAGGGGTTCACGCGGCGGTCAGTCCCCGATGAACACCAGCCGCTCGAAGCTGCCGTCCGGGTGTGTGTCCGGGAGGCCCTGCGCGGCGGCCTGTTTCAGCTGGGCGAGCGCGGCGGACAGCGCGGGTCCCTCGCCGTAGATGCGCTGGGCGTCGGGTGTGACCTGGAGTTCCAGGCCACGCCCTCCCTGAGTGGCGCGCAGGACGATGCCGGGGCCGGGGACGTGCGTGACCTGCACGTCGGCGGGGAAGGCGGCGAGGTCGATCTGGTGGCGCAGCGTGTCGTCCATGCGGTCATTGTGCCGCTCCTGCACCGCGCCCTGCCTCCCATTCACCCGGGCGTCCCGCCCGTATCCTGCGCGGGTGACGCTGTTCGACCCGCCCGCTCCCCTCGCCGAACGCCTGCGGCCCCGCACGGTCGCGGAGGTCGTGGGTCAGACGCACCTGCTCGGCCCTGGCAAACCCCTGACGCGCGTGCTGGGGTCCGGGCGGCTGGGCAGCCTGATCCTGTGGGGGCCGCCCGGCGTGGGCAAGACCACCCTCGCGCGCCTGCTGGCCGGGGAGGTCGGCGCGCACTTCATCCCCCTGTCGGCGGTGACGGCGGGCGTGAAGGACGTCCGGGAGGCGGTCACGGAAGCCGAACGCCTGCGCGGACGTGGACAGAAGACCATCCTCTTCCTCGACGAGATCCACCGGTTCAACAAGGCGCAGCAGGACGCGCTGCTCCCGCACGTCGAATCGGGCCTGCTGACCCTGATCGGCGCGACCACCGAGAACCCCAGCTTCGAGGTGAACCCCGCCCTGCGCTCCCGCGCCCGCACGCTGGTCCTCGAAGCCCTCAAGCCGGAGGAGGTGCGCGGCCTGCTGGACCGCGCCCTGACCGACCCGCGCGGCCTGAGCGGCGTGACTGCCGAGGACGGGGCGCTGGACCTCCTCGCCCGCCTCGCGGAAGGGGACGCCCGCCGCGCCCTGAGCACTCTGGAAGTCGCCAGCACCCTGAGTAACCCCGTCACGCCGGACGCGATCACCGAGGCGTTCGGGCGGCACCTGCCGCAGATGGACAAGAACGGCGAGGACTTCTACAACCTCATCAGCGCCCTGCACAAGAGCGTGCGCGGCAGCCACGTCGACGGCGCGCTGTACTGGCTGGCCCGCATGGTCGAAGGCGGCGCCGACCCCCTGTACGTCGCGCGGCGCGTGGTCCGCATGGCGGCCGAGGACATCGGGCTCGCCGACCCGCAGGCGCTGCGCCTCTGTATCGCGGCGCGCGACACCGTGGAATTCCTCGGCAGCCCTGAAGGCGACCTCGCCCTCGCGCAGGCCGTCGTGTACCTCGCGCTGGCCCCCAAGAGCAACTCCGTGTACGTGGCGTGGAAGAACGCCCTGAACGCCGTCCGCGACGGGGAAGGCCTCCCGATTCCGCTGCATTTGCGCAACGCCCCCACCGCACTCATGCGCCAGCAGGGCTACGGCAAGGGCTACGCGTACTACTTCGACGACCCCGAAGGCTCATTCGCCCAGAACTACCTCCCGGACGGCGTGCAACTGGGGCTCTACGCCCCCACCGGTGAAGGCTGGGAAGCCCGCGTCGCCGACCGCTGGCGCAAACTCCGGGACGCCCACGGCGACGGGGGAGAGGAGTAGATTCACCGACTACACTCGATTCAGTGAATGTCTCGGATTACGCGCACCTCTGGGATGGCCGCAGCCGTGAGTGGGTGG comes from Deinococcus sedimenti and encodes:
- a CDS encoding replication-associated recombination protein A, yielding MTLFDPPAPLAERLRPRTVAEVVGQTHLLGPGKPLTRVLGSGRLGSLILWGPPGVGKTTLARLLAGEVGAHFIPLSAVTAGVKDVREAVTEAERLRGRGQKTILFLDEIHRFNKAQQDALLPHVESGLLTLIGATTENPSFEVNPALRSRARTLVLEALKPEEVRGLLDRALTDPRGLSGVTAEDGALDLLARLAEGDARRALSTLEVASTLSNPVTPDAITEAFGRHLPQMDKNGEDFYNLISALHKSVRGSHVDGALYWLARMVEGGADPLYVARRVVRMAAEDIGLADPQALRLCIAARDTVEFLGSPEGDLALAQAVVYLALAPKSNSVYVAWKNALNAVRDGEGLPIPLHLRNAPTALMRQQGYGKGYAYYFDDPEGSFAQNYLPDGVQLGLYAPTGEGWEARVADRWRKLRDAHGDGGEE
- a CDS encoding MFS transporter — encoded protein: MSASVSTIPPAPPVPDPAPFRVSAAQAGLIASNFLMWGGFFAVIPLVTVHFSGAVAGGGLGWSAASVGLVLGLRQLTQQGLTVFGGAWSDRLGPKPLILAGCLLRTAGFAWMGFADSLGVLLAAAVLAGVGGGLFDAPKSAAITQVTREEHRTRMFSLTSLSGNAGMVTGPLIGAALLGLGFRSAALAAASVYLLAALVLAVTLPHLRPQRGAGRSLDGLRVAALDTRFRRFTLVLIGYFILSTQINVAVTLKAIALAGNGATGPLYGLSAGMAVILQYPLLRAVERYLPTRTALVVAVALVGLSLGLMSVATTFPALLACVALYSLGTMTVYPTQQTLTARFAPPALVGSYFGFSAISLGVGGAVGSVLGGALVDTGARLGVPALPWFTLAVIGVLTALGLRWALRGLDEAPTDAA